A DNA window from Vigna unguiculata cultivar IT97K-499-35 chromosome 10, ASM411807v1, whole genome shotgun sequence contains the following coding sequences:
- the LOC114166039 gene encoding uncharacterized protein LOC114166039 isoform X1, with the protein MGSKNEEASDEGPNYSPPSSSSSSPSSHAWKTRIVIPTLLAGVAGAGIGLISKHRKTLGLANVCSSYAANFAIVTGCYCGAREYVAATRKTGPDDIWNSGLAGFGTGALLGRLQGGQLGALRYSVVFAVVGTAADFTYLKLKDALRDYTKTIYQDIENSKESGSWLKLPEWFPVKVLDEEALAAKRAQEEQFLQQRARIRSLKEEES; encoded by the exons atgggctCTAAGAACGAAGAAGCTTCAGATGAAGGACCTAACTATTcacctccttcttcttcttcttcgtctccttcttctcatgcttggAAAACTCGAATCGTTATTCCAACCCTCCTCGCAG GGGTTGCTGGAGCTGGAATTGGGTTAATTTCAAAGCATCGAAAAACACTTGGTCTTGCTAATGTGTGTTCTAGCTATGCTGCGAATTTCGCCATCGTCACAGGGTGCTATTGTG GTGCACGAGAATATGTGGCTGCAACTAGAAAAACGGGACCTGACGACATATGGAACTCTGGATTAGCTGGATTTGGAACTGGTGCTCTTCTTGGGCGACTGCAAG GTGGTCAACTGGGTGCACTCCGGTACTCTGTCGTCTTTGCTGTTGTGGGGACAGCAGCAGACTTTACTTATTTGAAACTGAAAGATGCTTTGAGAGATTACACTAAAACAATATACCAAGACATCGAGAATTCTAAAGAGAGTGGATCTTGGTTAAAATTGCCAGAATGGTTTCCGGTTAAAGTACTCGATGAGGAAGCCCTTGCTGCTAAACGAGCTCAGGAAGAGCAATTCCTTCAGCAGAGGGCAAGGATTCGCAGCCTTAAAGAAGAAGAATCTTGA
- the LOC114166039 gene encoding uncharacterized protein LOC114166039 isoform X2 — MGSKNEEASDEGPNYSPPSSSSSSPSSHAWKTRIVIPTLLAGVAGAGIGLISKHRKTLGLANVCSSYAANFAIVTGCYCGGQLGALRYSVVFAVVGTAADFTYLKLKDALRDYTKTIYQDIENSKESGSWLKLPEWFPVKVLDEEALAAKRAQEEQFLQQRARIRSLKEEES, encoded by the exons atgggctCTAAGAACGAAGAAGCTTCAGATGAAGGACCTAACTATTcacctccttcttcttcttcttcgtctccttcttctcatgcttggAAAACTCGAATCGTTATTCCAACCCTCCTCGCAG GGGTTGCTGGAGCTGGAATTGGGTTAATTTCAAAGCATCGAAAAACACTTGGTCTTGCTAATGTGTGTTCTAGCTATGCTGCGAATTTCGCCATCGTCACAGGGTGCTATTGTG GTGGTCAACTGGGTGCACTCCGGTACTCTGTCGTCTTTGCTGTTGTGGGGACAGCAGCAGACTTTACTTATTTGAAACTGAAAGATGCTTTGAGAGATTACACTAAAACAATATACCAAGACATCGAGAATTCTAAAGAGAGTGGATCTTGGTTAAAATTGCCAGAATGGTTTCCGGTTAAAGTACTCGATGAGGAAGCCCTTGCTGCTAAACGAGCTCAGGAAGAGCAATTCCTTCAGCAGAGGGCAAGGATTCGCAGCCTTAAAGAAGAAGAATCTTGA